Sequence from the Pseudomonas frederiksbergensis genome:
TGAATCAGAACTGCGACTGCAGGTAATTCTCCAACCCGATCAGCTTGATCAGACCCAACTGCTTTTCAAGCCAGTAAGTATGATCTTCTTCGGTGTCGTTGAGCTGGACGCGCAGGATTTCGCGGGTTACGTAGTCGTTGTGTTGTTCGCACAGCTCAATCCCTTTACACAGCGCAGCGCGGACCTTGTACTCCAAGCGCAAGTCGGCAGCGAGCATGTCGGGCACCGTGGTGCCGATATCCAGGTCGTCCGGACGCATGCGTGGCGTGCCTTCGAGCATCAGGATCCGGCGCATCAATGCATCGGCGTGCTGGGCCTCTTCTTCCATCTCATGGTTGATACGTTCGTAGAGCTCGGTAAAACCCCAATCCTCGTACATCCGCGAATGGATGAAATATTGATCACGGGCCGCCAGTTCGCCGGTCAGCAACGTGTTGAGGTAATCGATTACGTCTGGGTGACCTTGCATCGCCCTACATCTCCACAAGCTTTGAAAGGCTGTAGTTTGAACCAAGCTGACTGCAAGGTCACTCACCGGGCGCAACAAAAGTGAGGAAAATCCAAGAAAAGCAGGTTAAATAACGCAAAAACCGCCCAATTGAGGGCGGTTCTGCTTCTCGTTTAGACTTAGTTAAGCTCTACGCCCAACGCCCTTGCGATACCTTCTCCGTAAGCAGGGTCTGCCTTGAAGAAGTGCTGCAGTTGACGATCAACCACGTCAGCCGACACACCTGCCATTGCACCGGCAATATTGCTGATCAACAGCGCCTTCTGCTCATCATTCATCAAGCGGAACAGCGCGCCTGCGTGGCTGTAGTAATCAGTGTCTTCACGATGATCATAACGATCCGCCGCGCCGCTGAGGGGCAAGGCCGGTTCCGCATAGCGCGGGGCTTGCTTCGGCGCCTCGACGTAGCTGTTAGGCTCATAGTTTGGAGCCGCGCCGCCGTTGCTGCCAAACGCCATGGCGCCGTCGCGCTGGTAGGTGTTGACCGGGCTACGCGGAGCATTCACCGGCAGTTGCTGGTGATTGGTCCCCACGCGGTAGCGGTGCGCATCGGCGTACGCGAATACCCGGCCTTGGAGCATGCGGTCAGGTGAAAGGCCTACGCCCGGCACCATGTTGCTCGGCCCGAATGCCGCTTGCTCTACTTCGGCAAAGTAGTTCAAGGGATTACGATTGAGTTCGAGCTCACCGACTTCGATCAGCGGGAATTCCTTCTGCGACCAGGTCTTGGTTACATCAAACGGGTTCTCGTAATGGGCTGCGGCCTGGGCCTCGCTCATGATCTGGATGCAGACGCTCCATTTCGGGAAGTCACCGCGCTCGATGGCCTCGAACAAGTCACGCTGGGCGTAATCCGGATCGATACCCGCCAAGCGCGCGGCTTCGGCCGGCGCGAGATTCTTGATGCCTTGCTTGGTCTTGTAGTGCCATTTCACCCAATGACGTTCACCTTGGGCATTGATCAGGCTGTAGGTGTGGCTGCCGAACCCGTGCATATGACGGTAGCCATCAGGAATACCGCGGTCGGAAAACAGAATGGTGACCTGGTGAAGCGCTTCAGGCGAATGCGACCAGAAATCCCACATCGCCTGGGCGCTTTTCAGGTTGCTTTGCGGCAGGCGTTTCTGGGTGTGGATGAAGTCTGGAAACTTCAGCGGGTCACGGATGAAGAATACCGGCGTGTTGTTACCGACGATGTCCCAGTTGCCTTCCTCGGTATAGAACTTCAGGGCAAAGCCGCGCGGATCGCGTTCAGTGTCGGCCGAACCACGCTCGCCGCCCACGGTGGAGAACCGCAGGAAGGTAGGGGTTTGCTTGCCGATCGACTCGAACAGCTTGGCGCTGGTGTATTGGGTGATGTCCCGGGTAACGGTAAAGGTGCCGTAGGCCCCCGACCCTTTGGCGTGCACGCGACGCTCGGGAATGTTTTCACGGTTGAAATGAGCCAGCTTCTCGATCAGGTGGAAATCATCGAGCAGCAACGGGCCACGAGGGCCTGCGGAGCGAGAGTTCTGGTTATCGGCGACAGGAGCGCCACTGGCGGTCGTAAGCGTTTTGATCTGGCTCATGCTCAATTCTTCCTAGGTCGGTCTTCGGACTGCCGGCTAATCGGCTGGTGAGGAGTATCGATCAACTACATGACGGTCACAAATTTATTAAATTGTGCGCACCAATAGAAATTATCTACCAAGGAACCCAACCTCATATAGTGGCGTTGGCGCCCCACACAAAGCTTGTATGAATAAGCCCTTTTCCTACGCGCACAAAAAACCGGGCACTAGGCCCGGTTCTTCGTTACAGACTGTCGTCTTACTCGGCGCTTACAGCTTCGCCGGCAGTAGCACGATCAACCAACTCGACGTACGCCATAGGCGCGTTGTCGCCAGCGCGGAAACCGCACTTGAGGATGCGCAGGTAGCCACCCTCACGGGTAGCGTAACGCTTGCCCAGGTCGTTGAAGAGCTTACCAACGATAGCTTTCGAACGAGTACGGTCGAAAGCCAGGCGGCGGTTAGCCAGGCTGTCTGTCTTGGCCAGAGTGATCAGCGGCTCAGCAACGCGGCGCAGTTCTTTGGCTTTCGGCAGTGTAGTTTTGATCAGCTCGTGCTCGAACAGCGACACCGCCATGTTTTGGAACATGGCCTTGCGGTGCGAGCTGGTGCGGCTCAGGTGACGACCACTTTTACGATGACGCATGGTTCATTCCTTACCAAACACAACGTTCGGTGATTACGACGATCAGGCAGTCGCCTTGTCGTCCTTCTTAAGACTTGCAGGCGGCCAGTTGTCGAGGCGCATGCCGAGGGACAGACCGCGGGAGGCCAGAACGTCCTTGATTTCAGTCAAGGATT
This genomic interval carries:
- the bfr gene encoding bacterioferritin, with the protein product MQGHPDVIDYLNTLLTGELAARDQYFIHSRMYEDWGFTELYERINHEMEEEAQHADALMRRILMLEGTPRMRPDDLDIGTTVPDMLAADLRLEYKVRAALCKGIELCEQHNDYVTREILRVQLNDTEEDHTYWLEKQLGLIKLIGLENYLQSQF
- a CDS encoding catalase yields the protein MSQIKTLTTASGAPVADNQNSRSAGPRGPLLLDDFHLIEKLAHFNRENIPERRVHAKGSGAYGTFTVTRDITQYTSAKLFESIGKQTPTFLRFSTVGGERGSADTERDPRGFALKFYTEEGNWDIVGNNTPVFFIRDPLKFPDFIHTQKRLPQSNLKSAQAMWDFWSHSPEALHQVTILFSDRGIPDGYRHMHGFGSHTYSLINAQGERHWVKWHYKTKQGIKNLAPAEAARLAGIDPDYAQRDLFEAIERGDFPKWSVCIQIMSEAQAAAHYENPFDVTKTWSQKEFPLIEVGELELNRNPLNYFAEVEQAAFGPSNMVPGVGLSPDRMLQGRVFAYADAHRYRVGTNHQQLPVNAPRSPVNTYQRDGAMAFGSNGGAAPNYEPNSYVEAPKQAPRYAEPALPLSGAADRYDHREDTDYYSHAGALFRLMNDEQKALLISNIAGAMAGVSADVVDRQLQHFFKADPAYGEGIARALGVELN
- the rplQ gene encoding 50S ribosomal protein L17, with the translated sequence MRHRKSGRHLSRTSSHRKAMFQNMAVSLFEHELIKTTLPKAKELRRVAEPLITLAKTDSLANRRLAFDRTRSKAIVGKLFNDLGKRYATREGGYLRILKCGFRAGDNAPMAYVELVDRATAGEAVSAE